In Phormidium ambiguum IAM M-71, one DNA window encodes the following:
- a CDS encoding NACHT domain-containing protein — protein MQTVSTEVQERLAQSLHNAVWLILGMEQQDYRVQRPFSATMMQPSQLPVPLDAGTRIVEVFYRPELNRQLLILGEPGAGKTTMMLELAEDLLQRATADKTEPIPVLLSLSSWKDPKQSIFEWLVGELKGKYGIRQDLAQQWLKKNQLLPLLDGLDEVAPQHQQACAVVLNAWLTGELDQRPCGVLICCRREEFEQVVRQPLSLSGAIYLQALTVKQIEDYFAQFKLQDVWWEVQQDEALQELLTKPLFLSMFGLVQTQGKFSLSDWQSRTTSEGKIEYLLDTYWEATITRELIIDPNLKQRGIRSKTYGTKPLPHRKAVRTTLVFAAKMLERESSTELLIERMQPTALITRRQKWAYRLIYGLIVGLIYGLIVGLIYGLIYGLIYGLIYGLIYGLIYGLIYGLIYGLIVGLIVAPIGGLIIVLIVGLDTIKPVEEISISISREAQREILRSISKALIVGLIVGLIVGLILGLILGLIYGLIVGLIVGLIYGLIFALIYGLIVGLIVGLKADIQTRIKPNQGIKNSVKNMVIVSGIALVIVLPFKFVLEYLLINAIDSKLIPLIVSISLFILIWCSSFIAGGDALLRHLALRLVLAWNRYAPLRYDLLLNYCTERLLLQRIGGRYRFMHKLLQDHFAKMNLE, from the coding sequence TTGCAAACCGTCTCAACAGAAGTACAGGAACGGCTGGCGCAGTCGTTGCATAATGCAGTATGGCTGATTCTGGGAATGGAACAGCAGGACTATCGCGTGCAGCGTCCTTTCTCAGCAACAATGATGCAACCATCCCAGTTACCCGTACCCTTGGATGCAGGAACTCGAATTGTCGAGGTATTCTATCGCCCAGAACTCAACCGTCAATTGCTGATTCTGGGTGAACCAGGTGCAGGGAAGACAACGATGATGCTGGAGTTGGCAGAGGATTTGCTGCAACGAGCGACGGCTGATAAAACAGAGCCAATCCCAGTGTTACTCAGTTTGTCGTCTTGGAAAGATCCCAAGCAATCTATTTTTGAGTGGCTAGTAGGCGAGTTGAAAGGGAAATATGGGATTCGTCAGGATTTGGCGCAGCAATGGCTAAAGAAAAATCAACTACTGCCGCTATTAGATGGGTTGGATGAGGTGGCACCACAGCATCAACAAGCTTGTGCTGTGGTACTCAATGCCTGGTTAACGGGAGAACTTGACCAGCGCCCTTGCGGTGTCCTGATTTGCTGTCGGCGGGAAGAGTTTGAGCAAGTGGTGCGGCAGCCATTGAGCCTTTCTGGGGCGATTTATTTGCAGGCATTAACCGTCAAGCAAATTGAGGACTATTTTGCTCAGTTTAAGTTGCAGGATGTGTGGTGGGAGGTACAGCAAGATGAAGCGTTACAGGAGTTGCTAACAAAACCTCTGTTTTTATCCATGTTTGGCTTAGTGCAGACACAGGGCAAGTTTTCTTTGAGTGATTGGCAGTCTCGCACCACATCGGAGGGCAAAATTGAGTATTTGCTCGATACCTATTGGGAAGCCACAATTACCCGCGAACTGATTATCGACCCCAATCTGAAGCAGCGAGGCATCCGCAGCAAAACTTACGGTACAAAGCCACTGCCACATCGTAAAGCAGTGCGGACAACACTTGTCTTTGCTGCCAAAATGCTTGAGCGTGAATCTAGTACGGAGTTACTAATCGAGAGGATGCAGCCAACTGCACTCATCACTCGACGGCAAAAGTGGGCATATCGGCTGATTTACGGGCTGATTGTCGGGCTGATTTACGGGCTGATTGTCGGGCTGATTTACGGGCTGATTTACGGGCTGATTTACGGGCTGATTTACGGGCTGATTTACGGGCTGATTTACGGGCTGATTTACGGGCTGATTTACGGGCTGATTGTCGGGCTGATTGTCGCGCCGATTGGAGGGCTGATTATTGTGCTGATTGTCGGGCTTGACACAATCAAACCTGTAGAAGAAATTTCAATTTCGATATCCCGCGAGGCGCAACGGGAAATTTTGCGATCAATTAGCAAAGCGCTGATTGTGGGGCTGATTGTGGGGCTGATTGTGGGGCTGATTTTGGGACTGATTTTGGGGCTGATTTACGGGCTGATTGTGGGGCTGATTGTGGGGCTGATTTACGGGCTGATTTTCGCGCTGATTTACGGGCTGATTGTGGGGCTGATTGTGGGGCTAAAAGCAGATATCCAAACTCGTATTAAACCCAATCAGGGCATAAAAAACTCCGTGAAAAATATGGTCATCGTCAGTGGAATTGCCTTAGTGATAGTATTGCCCTTCAAATTCGTCCTCGAATATCTCCTCATCAATGCCATTGATTCCAAATTGATTCCGTTAATCGTCTCAATTTCACTATTTATATTAATTTGGTGTAGTTCTTTCATAGCTGGTGGAGATGCCTTGCTCAGACACCTTGCCCTGCGCCTCGTCCTTGCCTGGAATCGCTACGCCCCGTTGCGCTACGACCTCCTGCTCAACTACTGCACCGAACGCCTACTCTTGCAACGAATTGGCGGTCGTTATCGCTTCATGCACAAGCTGCTGCAAGACCACTTCGCCAAAATGAATTTAGAGTAA
- a CDS encoding DNA recombination-mediator protein A: MSQSLDIPKFDELVQELATIQQTGSKRIALLGSRHVPITHQHLIEMMSYALVLTGNKLLTSGATGTNAAAIRGAMRADPKLLTVILPQSLDRQPRESRELLEQVMHLVEKPENDHLSLGEASALCNQEIVSRCQQLICFAFHDSRTLLKTCEDAEEQRKLVTLFYFD, from the coding sequence TTGAGTCAATCGCTGGACATTCCTAAATTTGATGAATTAGTCCAAGAACTAGCGACGATCCAACAAACAGGTTCTAAAAGAATTGCCTTGTTAGGTTCGCGCCATGTTCCTATTACCCATCAGCACTTAATTGAAATGATGAGCTACGCCCTGGTTTTAACCGGAAATAAGTTGCTCACTTCTGGTGCTACGGGGACGAATGCAGCTGCAATTCGCGGCGCAATGCGGGCCGATCCCAAGTTATTGACGGTGATTTTACCCCAAAGCCTAGACAGACAACCGCGAGAATCTCGTGAGTTGTTGGAACAGGTAATGCACTTGGTAGAAAAGCCAGAAAACGATCATTTATCTTTGGGTGAAGCTAGTGCTCTCTGCAATCAGGAAATTGTTTCCCGATGTCAACAGTTAATTTGCTTTGCTTTTCACGATAGCAGGACTTTATTAAAAACCTGCGAGGATGCCGAGGAACAAAGAAAATTAGTCACGTTGTTTTACTTTGATTGA
- a CDS encoding peroxiredoxin, translating into MALRLGDTVPNFTQASSEGEVNFYDWAGDSWVVLFSHPADYTPVCTTELGEVARLKPEFDKRNVKVIALSVDDVESHKGWIGDIEETQSVKLNYPILADPDKKVSDLYDMIHPNATNTVTVRTVFVIDPQRKLRLSFTYPPSTGRNFDEILRVIDSLQLTDNYSVATPANWKDGEDVVIVPSLKDPEVLKEKFPKGYEEIKPYLRMTPQPNK; encoded by the coding sequence ATGGCGCTTAGACTAGGCGACACCGTTCCCAACTTTACTCAAGCTTCCAGCGAAGGCGAAGTCAACTTTTATGACTGGGCAGGAGACAGCTGGGTTGTCCTGTTCTCTCACCCCGCAGATTATACACCCGTTTGCACCACCGAATTAGGCGAAGTCGCCCGTCTCAAACCAGAATTCGACAAGCGCAACGTGAAAGTAATAGCCCTCAGCGTGGATGATGTAGAATCTCACAAAGGCTGGATTGGCGACATTGAAGAAACTCAAAGTGTCAAGCTGAATTATCCCATTTTGGCAGATCCAGATAAAAAGGTTTCTGACCTTTATGACATGATTCACCCCAACGCTACCAACACGGTAACAGTTCGCACAGTTTTTGTGATTGACCCTCAAAGGAAACTGCGTTTGAGCTTTACCTATCCTCCGAGTACTGGACGGAATTTTGATGAAATTCTGCGAGTAATTGACTCTTTGCAACTGACAGATAATTATAGTGTAGCGACACCTGCTAACTGGAAAGATGGCGAAGATGTAGTCATCGTACCATCTTTGAAAGATCCCGAAGTTTTGAAAGAGAAATTCCCCAAAGGATACGAAGAAATTAAACCTTATTTGCGGATGACTCCTCAACCGAATAAGTAA
- a CDS encoding ChaB family protein, producing MLYKSNQDLPADVRDRLSEAAQELYRAAFNCAIHWYGEESKAHQVAWCAVRTQAANNYNTLDQGSSPLPA from the coding sequence ATGTTATACAAGAGCAATCAGGATTTACCAGCAGATGTGCGCGATCGCCTTTCGGAAGCTGCACAAGAATTATACCGAGCAGCGTTCAATTGTGCTATTCATTGGTACGGTGAAGAGTCAAAAGCTCATCAGGTTGCTTGGTGTGCTGTAAGAACTCAAGCCGCAAATAATTATAATACCCTCGATCAAGGGTCAAGTCCTCTACCAGCTTAA
- a CDS encoding PAS domain S-box protein, translating to MKYSVVHKDIEKISKFIEFLQIISKFISVITVLFGCYLCLKFMIVPGIGLILSGSTLWLWHQEKIKGKLAVFAISCLSLLISLEILEIFPFFFRVDLGKIPGTLAANTAIAFISLGIALLLLTKNFYSGSQFCSVLAFLIALIGFLGDAYQIKQFYGFGSYTTMFLPISMAIILLSIGVLFASPDRGWMKILTSENAGGIMARRMSPIAIAMPLIIGWLILIGYRNNNYSPEIAITLLSVLNLIFFNWVIWCTARFLTRVDSQRKQVQKALQENEIKFRAIFDQSFQLMALLQPNGTLIEANQAALNFAEIPLFDVIDKPFWQTRWWVDEDKLITRLSLNSKEDLSPIQEQLKNAIHQASQGELVRYEVDIRGANNQVATIDFSLKPLRDRTGEVILLIAEGRDISDRKQVEIALREREQFLASIYDGVNYIICVVDVKENGEITYAGWNPATEKITGISSQTSFGKTPEELFPPHLANEFRQGFNQCLAAQASISYESSTKVDDKEVWLMATLTPLKDPTGKIYRMIATSTYITERKKAEEALRESEKLVRLFVEHTPAAIAMFDKNMNYLITSRSWLIDYHLEQQNIIGKSHYEVFPNVPDRWREIYHRCLNGAIEKCEEDQIIHADGTIDWIYWQIHPWHNDNNEIGGIIIFSELITARKEAEIALQQSEAQFRKLAQQETLVNRIANQIRNSLDIDQILTTTVNEVRNLLQIDRAAFGWYNYDANPETWECIKEAKNDLLRSILGLYKATVLGPLKDKILNQETFQVDEVSTFPDPVLRQFLVDLRYTSILILPIKTQSGKVGAFSFGHTRSKRPFNESEVELIEAVGVQLAIALNQAELYAQSQERTQQLEITLQELQQTQTQLIQSEKMSSLGQMVAGVAHEINNPVSFIYGNIQPATEYIRDLLKLLKLYQLHYPIPVQEIQTEIEEIDLEFLVEDLPKLLASIKVGASRIRDIVKSLRLFSRLDEADMKVIDIHEGIDSTIMILEHRLKPRPHFSGISVIKKYHKLPLVECYAGQLNQVFMNILTNAIDVLENQSEPRNITITTQVKNQLIIISIADNGSGMTKDIKSKIFDPFFTTKDIGKGTGLGLSISHSIIVEKHNGNLRCNSELGQGTEFIIEIPIRQK from the coding sequence ATGAAATATTCAGTAGTACACAAAGATATTGAAAAAATCTCCAAATTTATTGAATTTCTGCAAATTATATCTAAATTTATCAGTGTAATTACCGTTTTATTTGGTTGTTATCTTTGTTTAAAGTTCATGATTGTTCCGGGAATAGGATTAATCCTTTCTGGATCGACATTGTGGCTATGGCATCAGGAAAAAATCAAAGGTAAATTAGCAGTTTTTGCTATTAGCTGTCTAAGCTTATTAATTTCTTTGGAAATCTTAGAAATCTTTCCCTTTTTTTTCCGGGTAGATTTAGGGAAAATACCTGGAACTTTAGCGGCAAATACAGCTATTGCATTCATTTCTTTAGGCATAGCTTTATTACTATTAACAAAAAATTTTTATAGTGGGTCTCAATTTTGTAGTGTACTGGCATTTTTAATAGCTTTAATTGGTTTTTTAGGTGATGCTTATCAAATCAAACAATTTTATGGTTTTGGTTCTTATACTACAATGTTTTTGCCTATAAGTATGGCGATAATTTTATTATCTATAGGCGTTTTATTTGCTTCCCCCGATCGTGGTTGGATGAAAATTTTAACTAGTGAAAATGCTGGGGGAATAATGGCAAGGCGGATGTCACCAATAGCGATCGCTATGCCATTAATTATAGGTTGGTTAATTTTAATTGGATATCGAAATAATAACTATTCACCAGAAATAGCTATTACTTTATTGAGCGTGTTGAACTTAATATTTTTTAACTGGGTAATTTGGTGTACTGCTAGATTTTTAACTAGAGTTGATAGTCAAAGAAAGCAAGTACAAAAAGCTCTACAGGAAAATGAAATTAAATTTCGGGCTATTTTCGATCAATCATTTCAATTGATGGCATTATTACAGCCAAATGGGACTTTGATAGAAGCGAACCAAGCGGCGTTGAATTTTGCGGAAATTCCCTTATTTGATGTAATAGATAAACCTTTTTGGCAAACTCGATGGTGGGTAGACGAAGATAAATTAATTACTAGATTATCCCTGAACAGTAAAGAAGATTTATCTCCAATTCAAGAACAACTAAAAAATGCTATTCACCAAGCTTCTCAAGGTGAACTAGTACGTTATGAAGTGGATATTCGGGGAGCAAATAATCAAGTGGCAACTATTGATTTTTCTCTAAAGCCTCTGCGCGATCGCACGGGAGAAGTAATATTATTAATTGCGGAAGGACGTGACATTAGCGATCGCAAACAAGTAGAAATAGCTTTACGAGAAAGAGAGCAATTTTTAGCTAGTATTTATGACGGAGTAAATTATATTATATGCGTTGTTGATGTTAAAGAAAATGGCGAAATAACTTACGCTGGGTGGAATCCAGCAACAGAAAAAATTACGGGAATTAGTTCTCAGACTAGTTTTGGTAAAACGCCTGAAGAATTATTTCCACCACATTTAGCTAACGAATTCCGCCAAGGATTTAATCAATGTTTAGCTGCCCAAGCTTCTATTTCTTATGAAAGTTCTACAAAAGTTGATGATAAAGAAGTTTGGTTAATGGCAACTTTAACTCCCCTAAAAGATCCAACGGGAAAAATTTACCGCATGATTGCCACCTCTACATACATCACCGAACGCAAAAAAGCCGAAGAAGCTTTGCGCGAAAGTGAAAAATTAGTCCGGTTATTTGTGGAACATACACCAGCTGCAATCGCCATGTTTGACAAAAATATGAACTACTTAATTACAAGTCGCAGTTGGCTAATAGATTATCATTTGGAACAGCAAAATATTATTGGTAAATCTCATTATGAAGTCTTTCCTAATGTTCCCGATCGATGGCGAGAAATTTATCATCGTTGTTTAAATGGTGCTATAGAAAAATGTGAAGAAGACCAAATAATTCACGCTGATGGCACAATAGATTGGATATATTGGCAAATTCATCCTTGGCATAATGATAATAATGAAATTGGCGGAATTATTATCTTTTCCGAACTGATTACTGCCCGAAAAGAAGCCGAAATCGCATTACAACAATCCGAAGCTCAATTTCGTAAATTAGCCCAACAAGAAACATTAGTTAATCGCATTGCTAATCAAATTCGTAACTCTTTAGATATCGATCAAATTTTAACAACTACAGTTAATGAAGTGCGGAATTTATTACAGATCGATCGCGCTGCATTTGGATGGTACAATTACGATGCTAATCCCGAAACTTGGGAATGTATTAAAGAAGCCAAAAATGATCTTCTACGTAGTATTTTAGGCTTATATAAAGCCACAGTTCTTGGGCCTTTAAAAGATAAAATTCTCAATCAAGAAACTTTCCAAGTTGACGAAGTTAGCACTTTTCCCGATCCAGTTTTGCGCCAATTTCTTGTGGATTTACGTTATACTTCGATTTTGATTTTACCAATTAAAACTCAATCAGGAAAAGTTGGGGCTTTTAGTTTTGGACATACTAGAAGTAAACGCCCATTTAATGAAAGCGAAGTAGAATTAATCGAAGCGGTAGGAGTACAATTAGCGATCGCCCTCAACCAAGCTGAACTTTACGCCCAAAGTCAGGAACGTACCCAACAATTAGAAATCACATTACAAGAATTACAACAAACTCAAACTCAATTAATTCAAAGCGAAAAAATGTCTTCTTTAGGGCAGATGGTAGCAGGTGTCGCCCATGAAATTAATAATCCAGTTAGCTTTATTTACGGCAACATACAACCCGCTACCGAATATATTCGAGACTTACTAAAATTACTCAAACTTTATCAATTACATTATCCTATTCCTGTACAAGAAATTCAAACAGAAATAGAAGAAATTGATTTAGAATTCTTAGTTGAAGATTTACCAAAATTACTAGCTTCTATAAAAGTAGGCGCAAGTCGAATTAGAGATATTGTTAAAAGTTTACGTCTATTTTCTCGCTTAGATGAAGCTGATATGAAGGTAATCGATATTCACGAAGGTATCGATAGCACAATTATGATTTTAGAACATAGATTAAAACCCAGACCTCACTTTTCGGGTATTTCCGTAATTAAGAAATATCACAAATTACCATTGGTAGAATGTTATGCAGGTCAATTAAATCAAGTATTTATGAACATTTTGACTAATGCCATAGATGTGCTAGAAAATCAATCAGAACCTCGCAATATCACGATTACCACTCAAGTAAAAAATCAATTAATCATCATCAGTATTGCTGATAATGGATCGGGAATGACTAAAGATATTAAAAGTAAAATTTTCGATCCATTTTTTACTACAAAAGATATCGGGAAAGGTACAGGTTTAGGATTAAGTATTTCTCATTCAATTATTGTTGAAAAACACAATGGAAATTTGAGATGTAACTCTGAATTAGGTCAAGGGACAGAATTTATTATTGAAATCCCAATACGGCAGAAATAA
- a CDS encoding YajQ family cyclic di-GMP-binding protein: protein MASTYSFDIVSDFDYQELVNAVDQTNRDISSRYDLKDTKTTVELGKDTITVNTDSEFTLDAVHTILQTKAAKRQLSLKIFDYGKIESASGNRVRQEITLKKGISQEIAKQISKFIRDEFKKVQASIQGDAVRVSAKDKDELQAVIQRLKQEDYPVALQFTNYR from the coding sequence ATGGCCTCCACTTATTCCTTTGATATTGTTAGTGACTTTGATTACCAAGAATTAGTAAATGCTGTCGATCAAACTAATAGAGATATTAGTAGTCGTTACGATCTGAAAGATACTAAAACCACAGTAGAATTAGGCAAAGATACCATTACTGTTAACACAGATAGTGAGTTTACCTTAGATGCCGTACATACAATTTTGCAAACCAAAGCAGCAAAACGGCAATTATCTTTGAAAATTTTTGATTACGGTAAAATCGAATCAGCTAGCGGTAATCGAGTTCGCCAAGAAATTACCCTCAAAAAAGGCATTAGCCAGGAAATTGCTAAACAAATTAGCAAATTTATTCGTGATGAATTTAAGAAAGTGCAAGCTTCTATTCAAGGCGATGCAGTGCGAGTTTCTGCTAAAGACAAAGACGAATTACAAGCAGTTATTCAACGCTTGAAGCAGGAAGATTATCCAGTGGCATTGCAATTTACTAACTATCGCTAA
- a CDS encoding YidH family protein, giving the protein MANSEKIDRQREHQANERTFLAWLRTAIALIGFGFAIARFGLFLRQLETSFTGENTVPDSFINSQSLGIGLVIVGVIVIGLSVWRYNKVFRQIEQADYQPSRLMVWITAVIVMVLGLLSIPFLLLRHTPTPSKLNSPIKKPKISNLRNKFSVKNPIVLYSVKYSYMVFESLRTRRKH; this is encoded by the coding sequence ATGGCTAATTCGGAAAAGATCGATCGTCAAAGAGAACATCAAGCCAATGAACGCACATTTTTAGCTTGGTTAAGGACAGCTATTGCCTTAATTGGTTTTGGTTTCGCCATTGCCCGTTTTGGCTTGTTTCTTCGTCAATTAGAAACTTCATTTACTGGAGAAAACACTGTTCCTGATTCTTTTATTAATTCACAAAGCTTAGGTATTGGATTAGTAATTGTCGGAGTAATTGTCATTGGTTTATCTGTATGGCGATATAACAAAGTTTTTCGACAAATTGAACAAGCAGATTATCAACCTAGTCGGTTAATGGTATGGATAACTGCGGTGATTGTAATGGTTTTGGGATTGTTGAGTATTCCTTTTTTATTGTTACGACATACTCCCACTCCCAGTAAGTTAAATTCTCCCATTAAAAAACCAAAAATTTCTAATTTAAGAAATAAATTTTCAGTCAAAAACCCAATAGTTTTATATTCGGTGAAGTACAGTTATATGGTTTTTGAATCGCTAAGGACAAGAAGAAAACATTAA
- a CDS encoding MAPEG family protein: protein MSGSIAFLYCIAGAIVLVYVPFLLVAYARVNLGTEALATPRAIVDKLPAFAQRATWAHQNGFESLMIFVPAALMAYITGVSSTLAVFAGLTYLVARLLYSVFYILNVPLLRSLMFAIATLCSGTLIVLSLDQAR from the coding sequence ATGTCAGGATCGATCGCTTTTCTGTATTGCATTGCGGGAGCTATTGTTTTGGTTTATGTTCCCTTTTTGCTAGTGGCTTATGCTCGGGTCAATTTGGGAACAGAAGCTTTAGCAACTCCTAGAGCTATTGTTGATAAGTTACCTGCTTTTGCTCAACGTGCTACTTGGGCGCATCAAAATGGTTTTGAATCTTTGATGATCTTTGTTCCAGCAGCATTAATGGCATACATCACAGGTGTTAGTTCGACTCTGGCAGTATTTGCTGGGTTAACTTATTTGGTTGCTCGGTTACTTTACTCGGTGTTCTACATTTTGAATGTACCATTGTTGCGATCGCTAATGTTTGCGATCGCAACTCTTTGCAGTGGTACTTTAATTGTGTTAAGTCTTGACCAGGCTAGATGA
- the hemL gene encoding glutamate-1-semialdehyde 2,1-aminomutase → MVTTSFKTTKSEEIFAAAQKIMPGGVSSPVRAFKSVGGQPIVFDHVKGAYIWDVDGNEYIDYVGTWGPAICGHAHPEVIKALHEALEKGTSFGAPSVLENVLAEMVIDAVPSIEMVRFVNSGTEACMAVLRLMRAFTGREKVIKFEGCYHGHADMFLVKAGSGVATLGLPDSPGVPKSATNSTLTAPYNDLEAVKALFAENPGEIAGVILEPVVGNAGFITPDAGFLEGLRVITQENGALLVFDEVMTGFRIAYGGAQEKFGITPDLTTLGKIIGGGLPVGAYGGRQDIMSMVAPAGPMYQAGTLSGNPLAMTAGIKTLELLQKPGTYEYLEQITKKLSDGLLQIAKDAGHAVCGGHISAMFGLFFTGGPVHNYEDAKKSDTAKFGRFHRGMLERGVYLAPSQFEAGFTSFAHTEADIDRTLAAAKEVLSTI, encoded by the coding sequence TTGGTGACCACCTCTTTTAAAACCACCAAATCAGAAGAAATTTTTGCAGCAGCGCAGAAAATCATGCCAGGAGGCGTGAGTTCTCCTGTACGTGCTTTCAAATCAGTGGGAGGACAACCCATCGTCTTTGACCATGTTAAAGGCGCTTACATCTGGGATGTCGATGGAAATGAATATATTGATTATGTGGGAACTTGGGGGCCAGCAATTTGTGGTCACGCCCATCCAGAAGTAATTAAAGCACTGCACGAAGCTTTAGAAAAAGGAACTAGCTTCGGCGCACCATCGGTACTGGAAAATGTCCTCGCCGAAATGGTGATTGATGCAGTTCCTAGCATTGAAATGGTGCGGTTTGTCAATTCTGGAACAGAAGCTTGCATGGCGGTATTGCGTTTGATGCGTGCTTTTACCGGACGTGAAAAAGTCATTAAATTTGAAGGTTGCTATCACGGACACGCCGATATGTTTTTAGTAAAGGCGGGTTCAGGTGTTGCTACCCTTGGTTTACCCGACTCTCCTGGCGTTCCTAAATCTGCAACTAACAGCACTCTTACCGCACCGTACAATGATTTAGAAGCAGTGAAAGCTTTGTTTGCCGAAAACCCTGGTGAAATTGCCGGAGTAATTTTGGAACCAGTGGTGGGAAATGCAGGTTTTATTACCCCAGATGCCGGATTTTTGGAAGGTTTACGGGTAATTACGCAAGAAAACGGCGCATTACTAGTCTTTGATGAAGTAATGACTGGGTTCCGCATTGCTTACGGCGGCGCACAAGAAAAATTTGGTATTACCCCGGATTTAACAACTTTAGGTAAAATTATTGGTGGTGGTTTACCAGTAGGTGCTTATGGTGGTAGACAGGATATCATGTCTATGGTGGCACCTGCTGGCCCAATGTACCAAGCAGGAACTTTATCTGGCAATCCCTTGGCGATGACAGCAGGGATCAAGACTTTGGAATTACTGCAAAAGCCTGGTACTTACGAGTATTTGGAACAGATTACCAAAAAACTGAGTGATGGTTTGTTGCAAATTGCCAAAGATGCTGGTCATGCGGTTTGTGGCGGTCATATTAGCGCCATGTTTGGTTTATTCTTTACTGGTGGGCCTGTTCATAATTATGAGGATGCCAAAAAGTCGGATACGGCTAAATTTGGTCGCTTCCATCGGGGAATGCTAGAACGTGGGGTTTATTTGGCACCTTCTCAATTTGAAGCTGGTTTTACTTCCTTTGCTCATACGGAAGCAGATATCGATCGCACTTTAGCAGCTGCTAAGGAAGTTCTTTCTACTATTTAA
- the hisIE gene encoding bifunctional phosphoribosyl-AMP cyclohydrolase/phosphoribosyl-ATP diphosphatase HisIE codes for MAADLTALNQSILIEQIRYDEKGLVPAIVQDYLDGTVLMMAWMNRESLAKTLETGRTWFWSRSRSELWPKGETSGHIQNVKSMRYDCDSDALLITVEQIGDIACHTGERSCFHQTNGAKIAPPADTLSQVFEVICDRRDRPNEESYTCKLFAGGDNKILKKIGEESAEVVMAFKDDNKEEIAGEVADLFYHTLVALAHHNVDIKAVYRKLQERRK; via the coding sequence ATGGCTGCTGATTTAACGGCTCTTAACCAGTCTATCCTGATCGAACAAATTCGCTATGACGAAAAGGGATTAGTCCCGGCTATTGTTCAAGATTACCTTGATGGTACAGTCTTGATGATGGCTTGGATGAATCGGGAATCTTTAGCCAAAACTTTGGAAACTGGAAGAACTTGGTTTTGGAGTCGTTCTCGATCGGAATTATGGCCGAAAGGAGAAACTTCTGGTCACATTCAAAATGTAAAAAGTATGCGTTATGACTGCGACAGCGACGCATTACTAATTACTGTGGAACAAATCGGAGATATTGCCTGTCATACTGGGGAACGCAGTTGTTTTCATCAAACCAATGGAGCGAAGATTGCGCCACCTGCGGATACTTTATCACAGGTGTTTGAGGTAATTTGCGATCGCAGAGATCGTCCCAACGAAGAATCTTATACTTGCAAGTTATTTGCGGGTGGAGATAACAAGATTTTAAAGAAAATTGGCGAAGAATCCGCTGAAGTGGTGATGGCTTTTAAGGATGATAATAAAGAAGAAATTGCCGGAGAAGTTGCTGACTTATTTTATCATACTTTGGTCGCTTTAGCGCATCATAATGTTGATATTAAAGCAGTTTATCGGAAGTTGCAGGAACGGCGGAAATAG